Within Geovibrio ferrireducens, the genomic segment GTTGCTGACGCTCCTCGCAGTGACGTAAAACACGGTCATTGCGAACGAAGTGAAGGCAGGTTTATCCTGCCGCGAGTGTGTATCCGAAATTGTCAGGATGAGCAATTTCGGATTATCAATAAAGGAGGAAACTATGAAGAAGATTACACAGCTTTTTACTGCGGCGCTCCTCAGCCTCGTGATTTTCACGGGTGCGGCGCACGCAAAGGAAAGAGTGAAACTCGTTTATGTTGAATGGGCAAGAGAGGTTGCCATAACCCATGTGGCGGGAGTGCTGCTGGAAGAAATGGGGTATGATGTCCGCATAAGTTCAGTGGCAAATGCCGCTATGTGGGCTTCGGTAGCCGCGGGAGATTCGGATGCGCACCTTGCTGCATGGCTTCCCATGACCCACGCTGATCTTTATGCGAGATATAAGGATCAGATTGTGGATCTCGGCCCCAGCTATGTTGATGCGAAGCTCGGCTTCGTTGTGCCGGCGTATGTAACGATTAATTCCGTAACGGAAATGGGCGCGAACATAGATAAGTTTAAAGGCAAAATAATAGGAATCGATCCCGGAGCGGGAATGTCGCAGGCGGCTGAGGAAGCAATAGCAAAAAATACCTCCGGCCTGGGCAAGTTTCAGTATGTTTCAGGGAGCGATGCCATAATGGTGGCTTCCCTCGCAAACGCGGTTAAAAGGAAGGAGTGGATAGTTGTTCCCGGCTGGCAGCCGCACTGGATGTTCGGCGAGTGGGATCTCAAGATACTGGATGACCCTGACAAAATATTCGGCGGTGCGGAAACCATTAATACAATAGTGAGAAAAGGGCTCGATAAGGATATGCCTGAGGTCTATGCCTTTTTTAAGAACTTTGACTGGAAGCAGCTCGACCTCAGCAGTGCCATGGTCGATAACAAAAACGGCATGGAACCGGCAAAAAGCGCCG encodes:
- a CDS encoding glycine betaine ABC transporter substrate-binding protein, with the protein product MKKITQLFTAALLSLVIFTGAAHAKERVKLVYVEWAREVAITHVAGVLLEEMGYDVRISSVANAAMWASVAAGDSDAHLAAWLPMTHADLYARYKDQIVDLGPSYVDAKLGFVVPAYVTINSVTEMGANIDKFKGKIIGIDPGAGMSQAAEEAIAKNTSGLGKFQYVSGSDAIMVASLANAVKRKEWIVVPGWQPHWMFGEWDLKILDDPDKIFGGAETINTIVRKGLDKDMPEVYAFFKNFDWKQLDLSSAMVDNKNGMEPAKSAEKFVKANRTKIDELLKAVK